One Mugil cephalus isolate CIBA_MC_2020 chromosome 8, CIBA_Mcephalus_1.1, whole genome shotgun sequence genomic window carries:
- the LOC125012172 gene encoding chemerin-like receptor 1 isoform X1, which produces MDYLLDYDPNVDYNFTSDQELFPPGEQTPVFKHEPTCSREALCVSLAIINGGIFLLGFCGNALVIWISGFKMKKTVNTTWYLSLAISDFVFCAFLPFSIAPAVMEEWVFGHFMCKAISFMMFLNMFSSIFLLVIISVDRCVSVMFPVWAQNQRTVRKASVLVVLAWLLAFAVSIPSVLFREVQHSLSRDICINAYTSHQHSHTIIAVTRFLTGFVVPFIIIVICYSIIIVKLRSNRMTKSCKPFKVMTALIAAFFICWLPYHVFILMEAKSSWHGHDILPIGLKVTSSLAAANSFLNPVLYVFMGNDFKRRFKNSVLSKIENAMGEEGRTTSRYLSRSSSMDARASTHI; this is translated from the coding sequence ATGGATTACTTACTGGACTATGACCCCAATGTAGACTATAACTTCACCTCCGATCAAGAGTTATTTCCACCAGGGGAGCAAACTCCAGTTTTTAAGCACGAACCAACATGTTCACGGGAAGCCTTGTGCGTGTCTTTAGCAATTATAAATGGAGGCATTTTTCTGCTCGGCTTCTGTGGGAACGCTTTGGTCATTTGGATTTCTGGCTTCAAGATGAAGAAGACGGTCAACACCACGTGGTACCTGAGCCTGGCAATTTCTGACTTTGTCTTCTGTGCCTTCCTCCCGTTCAGCATCGCCCCGGCAGTGATGGAGGAGTGGGTATTTGGCCACTTCATGTGCAAGGCCATCTCATTCATGATGTTCCTTAACATGTTCAGCAGCATCTTCCTCCTTGTCATCATCAGTGTCGATCGCTGTGTGTCAGTCATGTTTCCAGTTTGGGCTCAGAACCAGCGCACTGTCCGTAAGGCATCAGTTCTTGTTGTCCTGGCCTGGCTTCTCGCCTTTGCTGTGAGCATTCCTTCTGTGCTCTTTCGGGAAGTTCAACATAGCTTGAGTAGGGACATTTGCATCAATGCATACACATCACACCAACACAGTCACACGATTATTGCAGTGACCCGCTTCCTTACTGGCTTTGTTGTTCCtttcatcatcattgtcatcTGCTACTCCATCATCATCGTCAAACTTCGATCCAACAGGATGACCAAATCCTGCAAACCATTCAAAGTGATGACAGCGCTCATCGCTGCTTTCTTCATCTGCTGGCTGCCCTACCACGTGTTCATCCTGATGGAGGCCAAGTCCTCCTGGCACGGCCATGATATTTTGCCCATCGGACTCAAAGTGACCTCTTCACTGGCTGCAGCAAACAGCTTCCTCAACCCTGTGTTGTATGTCTTCATGGGCAATGACTTCAAGCGCAGGTTCAAGAACTCTGTGCTTTCAAAGATAGAGAACGCGATGGGTGAGGAAGG